The Acidobacteriota bacterium sequence CCCATGCCGAGGATCTTCAATTTCTCCGGGACCGTGAGGCGCACGCGCTCGCGAAAGACGTCGTATTGCTTGAGCGCGATCTTGTCGAGCAGGCGGCTATAGATGGTGACCAGCGTCCAAAGAGCGGGCTGGCAGTCTTCGTTGATGAGGGGAATGAGCTCGTCGGCGGCGCGGTAGAACTCGCGGGCGCGGTCGGCCTCGAAGCGCAGGACGTCCGCCCAAACCGCGGCCTGGAAGCCGTTTCCAAGCATTGCTGGTGCGAGTTCGGCGGTAGAGCGTCCGAAGCGGGCAAGGTCGTCCTGCGGCAGGTAAACGCGGCCCATGAGCGCATCTTCGCGGACATCGCGGATGATGTTGGTCAACTGGAAGGCGATGCCGGTGCGCTCGGCGAGCGGCTCGGCGGCAGGATCTTTGTAACCGAAGATGCGGATGCTGATGAGTCCGACGACCGACGCCACGTGGTAGCAGTAGCGCGACAGGTCGTCAAAGGTCCTAAAAGTCAGGGGCACGCCGGGGACCGCCTGCTGCAAGTCCATCATGGTTCCCTCGACCAACTGGTCGAAGAGCTGCACCGGGATGTGGAAGCGCTGTTGCGCGTCGGCGAGGGCGAAGAGCACGGGATCGTCGGTCGGCTGCCCCTGCATGGCTTGATGGAACTGTTGACTCCAGGCCGCGAGTTTCTGCGCGCGCTGTTCGACCGGCATGGTCACGTCGTCGGAAAGATCGTCGGCGTGGCGCATGAAGGCGTAGACGGCGCAGAGCGCGTTGCGCTTTTCCTTGGGCATCACCAGGAAGGCGTAGAAGAAATTCTTGGCGGAAGAGCGCGTGACGCCGCGACAGATGGCGTAGGCGTGGTCGAGCTGTTTCTCTACGCTCACGCGAACAGCTTCCGGGCGCCGGCGCGCAGCACGAGGGCAAGCTTGCGCGGCTTGGAGATGACGGGACGCTGCTTCAGCACGTCGTATCCCTGGCGCTCGATGGCGGAGAGGATGGCCTGGCCGCCGCGGCTGAAGAGCTCGATGTCGGTGGCGAGGTCTGGCGAGACTTTGCCGGCGAGCGGCAGGCCGCGCTCGAACCACTCGCGCGCGCGCGCCACTTCGAACTTCATCAGCGCGAGGAACTCGGGCGTGGCCCGGCGCTGGGCGATGTCGTCTTCGGTCACGTTGAAGCGCCGCAGGTCTTCGAGCGGCAGATAGATGCGTCCTTTATCCCAGTCGCGAGCAACGTCTTGCCAGAAGTTCGCGAGCTGGAGCGCGGTGCAGGTGTAATCGGAAAGCTGCTGGCGTTCAGCGTCGCGATAGCCGCAAAGGTAGAGTACGAGACGTCCGACGGGGTTCGCGGAATAGCGGCAGTAGCCAAGCACATCGTCGAACGTCTGGTAGCGCGAGGTGGACTGGTCGCTGCGGAAGGCGACAAGCAGGTCGGCGAAGGGCTGCTGCGGGATATCGAGCTGGCGAATGGTCTCGCGCAGCGCGACAAACACGGGATGCCGCGGCGTGATGGGATTCCGGCGAGTCACCGCGGGCTCAAGTTTGTCCACGTCGCCACGCACGTCGGGCGACACGTCCTCCGCCAGGCTGAGATAGGTGGCGTTGAGTTCATTCTCCCATTCGTCAAGCAGACGCAGGGCCTCGCG is a genomic window containing:
- a CDS encoding phytoene/squalene synthase family protein, with the protein product MSVEKQLDHAYAICRGVTRSSAKNFFYAFLVMPKEKRNALCAVYAFMRHADDLSDDVTMPVEQRAQKLAAWSQQFHQAMQGQPTDDPVLFALADAQQRFHIPVQLFDQLVEGTMMDLQQAVPGVPLTFRTFDDLSRYCYHVASVVGLISIRIFGYKDPAAEPLAERTGIAFQLTNIIRDVREDALMGRVYLPQDDLARFGRSTAELAPAMLGNGFQAAVWADVLRFEADRAREFYRAADELIPLINEDCQPALWTLVTIYSRLLDKIALKQYDVFRERVRLTVPEKLKILGMGFVRQLA
- the hpnC gene encoding squalene synthase HpnC gives rise to the protein MDWTNMSPRGAEIMGAEITSAEGAAGFAGLPADYAIPQRAPSLDEAQRYCERLARRHYENFSVATWFLPQRLKQHFFNLYAYCRISDDLGDEVADKREALRLLDEWENELNATYLSLAEDVSPDVRGDVDKLEPAVTRRNPITPRHPVFVALRETIRQLDIPQQPFADLLVAFRSDQSTSRYQTFDDVLGYCRYSANPVGRLVLYLCGYRDAERQQLSDYTCTALQLANFWQDVARDWDKGRIYLPLEDLRRFNVTEDDIAQRRATPEFLALMKFEVARAREWFERGLPLAGKVSPDLATDIELFSRGGQAILSAIERQGYDVLKQRPVISKPRKLALVLRAGARKLFA